The following are encoded together in the Ornithorhynchus anatinus isolate Pmale09 unplaced genomic scaffold, mOrnAna1.pri.v4 scaffold_264_arrow_ctg1, whole genome shotgun sequence genome:
- the LOC107547415 gene encoding mitochondrial dicarboxylate carrier-like isoform X2 has translation MPEKRVTRWYFGGVAACGAACVTHPLDLLKVHLQTQQKARLGFASMAVRVVSNDGFLALYCGLSASVCRQLTYSLTRFAIYDTAKDYVTGGQTRPLPFYQKVLLAAVGGFAGGFVGSPAEMVNVRMQNDVKLPLHLRRNYAHALHGLSRIIREEGFKKLYSGATLASSRGALVTVGQASGYDQAKQLVLATGFLSDNIVTHFVASSVAGVCTTFLCQPIDVVKTRLMNSRDYEGLFPAAIRLMPQTVLTFIFLEQLRKNFGIVVANAPEAGEN, from the exons ATGCCCGAGAAGCGGGTGACCCGCTGGTACTTCGGAGGCGTCGCGGCCTGCGGGGCCGCCTGCGTCACCCACCCCCTGGACCTGCTCAAG GTCCATCTTCAGACGCAGCAGAAGGCCCGGCTGGGCTTTGCCAGCATGGCGGTCAGAGTGGTCAGCAACGACGGCTTCCTGGCGCTCTACTGCGGCCTCTCCGCCTCCGTCTGCCGCCAG CTGACCTACTCCCTGACCCGTTTCGCCATCTACGACACGGCGAAAGATTACGTGACCGGGGGCCAGACGAGGCCCCTTCCCTTCTACCAGAAGGTGTTGCTGGCGGCGGTGGGAG GTTTCGCCGGCGGGTTTGTGGGGAGCCCAGCAGAGATGGTAAATGTAAG GATGCAGAATGATGTGAAGCTGCCCCTGCATCTAAGAAGGAA TTACGCCCACGCCCTCCACGGATTAAGCCGGATCATCCGTGAAG AGGGATTTAAGAAGTTGTACTCGGGAGCCACGTTGGCATCAAGTCGGGGGGCTCTGGTGACGGTGGGTCAG GCATCCGGCTACGACCAGGCCAAACAGTTAGTGTTGGCCACGGGATTCCTCTCCGACAACATCGTCACCCACTTTGTGGCCAGCTCCGTTGCC GGCGTCTGCACCACCTTCTTATGCCAACCCATAGACGTGGTCAAGACTCGCCTGATGAACTCGCGCGACTACGAG GGTTTATTCCCCGCCGCCATCCGTCTGATGCCCCAGACCGTCCTCACCTTCATCTTCCTAGAACAGCTGCGGAAAAATTTCGGGATCGTCGTGGCGAACGCACCGGAGGCCGGCGAAAACTGA
- the LOC107547415 gene encoding mitochondrial dicarboxylate carrier-like isoform X3 yields MPEKRVTRWYFGGVAACGAACVTHPLDLLKVHLQTQQKARLGFASMAVRVVSNDGFLALYCGLSASVCRQLTYSLTRFAIYDTAKDYVTGGQTRPLPFYQKVLLAAVGGFAGGFVGSPAEMVNVRMQNDVKLPLHLRRNYAHALHGLSRIIREEGFKKLYSGATLASSRGALVTVGQGVCTTFLCQPIDVVKTRLMNSRDYEGVLHCAMETAKLGPLAFYKGLFPAAIRLMPQTVLTFIFLEQLRKNFGIVVANAPEAGEN; encoded by the exons ATGCCCGAGAAGCGGGTGACCCGCTGGTACTTCGGAGGCGTCGCGGCCTGCGGGGCCGCCTGCGTCACCCACCCCCTGGACCTGCTCAAG GTCCATCTTCAGACGCAGCAGAAGGCCCGGCTGGGCTTTGCCAGCATGGCGGTCAGAGTGGTCAGCAACGACGGCTTCCTGGCGCTCTACTGCGGCCTCTCCGCCTCCGTCTGCCGCCAG CTGACCTACTCCCTGACCCGTTTCGCCATCTACGACACGGCGAAAGATTACGTGACCGGGGGCCAGACGAGGCCCCTTCCCTTCTACCAGAAGGTGTTGCTGGCGGCGGTGGGAG GTTTCGCCGGCGGGTTTGTGGGGAGCCCAGCAGAGATGGTAAATGTAAG GATGCAGAATGATGTGAAGCTGCCCCTGCATCTAAGAAGGAA TTACGCCCACGCCCTCCACGGATTAAGCCGGATCATCCGTGAAG AGGGATTTAAGAAGTTGTACTCGGGAGCCACGTTGGCATCAAGTCGGGGGGCTCTGGTGACGGTGGGTCAG GGCGTCTGCACCACCTTCTTATGCCAACCCATAGACGTGGTCAAGACTCGCCTGATGAACTCGCGCGACTACGAG GGGGTCCTTCACTGTGCGATGGAGACGGCAAAACTCGGACCGCTGGCCTTCTACAAG GGTTTATTCCCCGCCGCCATCCGTCTGATGCCCCAGACCGTCCTCACCTTCATCTTCCTAGAACAGCTGCGGAAAAATTTCGGGATCGTCGTGGCGAACGCACCGGAGGCCGGCGAAAACTGA
- the LOC107547415 gene encoding mitochondrial dicarboxylate carrier-like isoform X1, with amino-acid sequence MPEKRVTRWYFGGVAACGAACVTHPLDLLKVHLQTQQKARLGFASMAVRVVSNDGFLALYCGLSASVCRQLTYSLTRFAIYDTAKDYVTGGQTRPLPFYQKVLLAAVGGFAGGFVGSPAEMVNVRMQNDVKLPLHLRRNYAHALHGLSRIIREEGFKKLYSGATLASSRGALVTVGQASGYDQAKQLVLATGFLSDNIVTHFVASSVAGVCTTFLCQPIDVVKTRLMNSRDYEGVLHCAMETAKLGPLAFYKGLFPAAIRLMPQTVLTFIFLEQLRKNFGIVVANAPEAGEN; translated from the exons ATGCCCGAGAAGCGGGTGACCCGCTGGTACTTCGGAGGCGTCGCGGCCTGCGGGGCCGCCTGCGTCACCCACCCCCTGGACCTGCTCAAG GTCCATCTTCAGACGCAGCAGAAGGCCCGGCTGGGCTTTGCCAGCATGGCGGTCAGAGTGGTCAGCAACGACGGCTTCCTGGCGCTCTACTGCGGCCTCTCCGCCTCCGTCTGCCGCCAG CTGACCTACTCCCTGACCCGTTTCGCCATCTACGACACGGCGAAAGATTACGTGACCGGGGGCCAGACGAGGCCCCTTCCCTTCTACCAGAAGGTGTTGCTGGCGGCGGTGGGAG GTTTCGCCGGCGGGTTTGTGGGGAGCCCAGCAGAGATGGTAAATGTAAG GATGCAGAATGATGTGAAGCTGCCCCTGCATCTAAGAAGGAA TTACGCCCACGCCCTCCACGGATTAAGCCGGATCATCCGTGAAG AGGGATTTAAGAAGTTGTACTCGGGAGCCACGTTGGCATCAAGTCGGGGGGCTCTGGTGACGGTGGGTCAG GCATCCGGCTACGACCAGGCCAAACAGTTAGTGTTGGCCACGGGATTCCTCTCCGACAACATCGTCACCCACTTTGTGGCCAGCTCCGTTGCC GGCGTCTGCACCACCTTCTTATGCCAACCCATAGACGTGGTCAAGACTCGCCTGATGAACTCGCGCGACTACGAG GGGGTCCTTCACTGTGCGATGGAGACGGCAAAACTCGGACCGCTGGCCTTCTACAAG GGTTTATTCCCCGCCGCCATCCGTCTGATGCCCCAGACCGTCCTCACCTTCATCTTCCTAGAACAGCTGCGGAAAAATTTCGGGATCGTCGTGGCGAACGCACCGGAGGCCGGCGAAAACTGA
- the MRPL12 gene encoding 39S ribosomal protein L12, mitochondrial, which produces MLPAAARALGGPCRPRPLPLPRVCAVRPMRGSGRRRGEALAGAPLDDAPKDYPPKIRRLVHDIAGLTLLEIADLNELLKKTLKIQDVGPVPAAGAAAARVPPEAAEEEAAPEPKERTHFTVRLTEAKPVDKVKLIKEVKSHIQGINLVQAKKLVESLPREIRANVAKAEAEKMKAALEAAGGTVVLE; this is translated from the exons ATGCTGCCGGCGGCCGCTCGCGCCCTGGGGGGGccctgccgcccccgccccctccccctccccag GGTCTGCGCCGTGCGGCCGATGAGGGGCAGCGGGCGGAGGCGGGGCGAGGCGCTGGCCGGGGCGCCCCTCGACGACGCCCCCAAGGACTACCCGCCCAAGATCCGCCGGCTCGTCCACGACATCGCCGGCCTCACGCTGCTCGAGATCGCCGACCTCAACGAGTTATTAAAG AAAACCCTGAAGATCCAGGACGTGGGGCCGGTGCCcgcggcgggggccgcggccgccCGGGTGCCCCCCGAG GCGGCCGAGGAGGAAGCGGCGCCCGAGCCCAAGGAGCGGACCCACTTCACCGTCCGGCTGACCGAGGCCAAGCCCGTGGACAAAGTCAAGCTCATCAAGGAAGTGAAGAGCCACATCCAAGGCATCAACCTGGTCCAG GCCAAGAAGCTGGTGGAGTCCCTGCCCCGGGAGATCCGGGCCAACGTCGCCAAGGCGGAGGCGGAGAAGATGAAGGCGGCCCTGGAGGCGGCCGGCGGCACCGTGGTGCTGGAGTAG